In the Dehalobacter sp. 12DCB1 genome, one interval contains:
- a CDS encoding helix-turn-helix domain-containing protein, protein MDFLNPTIRIVKLIYQLCVSQGKPVNNHIEININLPLRDISEITGAHYATVSKVFCTLNKLHILDKKRDRIVIFDMRKLEELTQETQLFKHDGTN, encoded by the coding sequence ATGGACTTTTTAAATCCGACAATACGGATTGTGAAATTGATTTATCAATTATGCGTTTCTCAGGGGAAGCCTGTTAATAATCATATCGAGATCAACATTAATTTGCCCTTGAGAGATATTTCTGAAATAACCGGAGCTCATTATGCAACCGTCTCCAAAGTATTCTGCACACTGAATAAGCTTCATATTTTAGATAAGAAGAGAGACAGGATCGTTATTTTTGATATGAGAAAGCTGGAAGAATTAACACAAGAAACACAATTATTTAAACATGATGGCACTAACTAA
- a CDS encoding methyltetrahydrofolate cobalamin methyltransferase, with translation MIIIGEKINGAIPSVARAIAEKDAGFIRNLAKIQSDAGADFIDVCASTDVKIELETLKWLIDLVQEVTDTPICIDSPHAQTCVDAIQFCKRPGLINSISGEGDKIDVVFPVIADTKWECVALLCDDSGISKTAEKRLEVFANIMKRAKEFNIAPSRLHIDPLVEMLCTSEKGINMIVDVIKEIKRQYPAIHITGGFSNISFNLPARKLVNQAFCVLAMNAGMDSGILDPTNQDLVGMIFATEALLGQDEYCMEYISAFREGRFGQKKS, from the coding sequence ATGATCATCATTGGAGAAAAAATTAACGGTGCCATCCCTTCCGTAGCGAGAGCAATCGCTGAAAAGGATGCAGGGTTCATTCGAAACCTTGCCAAAATCCAATCCGATGCCGGCGCGGATTTTATTGATGTCTGTGCATCCACAGACGTCAAAATTGAACTCGAAACCTTAAAATGGCTGATTGACCTGGTACAGGAAGTGACAGATACTCCGATTTGTATCGACAGCCCGCATGCGCAGACCTGCGTCGATGCGATTCAATTCTGCAAACGGCCGGGACTCATTAATTCTATATCCGGCGAAGGTGACAAGATCGATGTCGTATTCCCGGTCATTGCCGATACCAAATGGGAATGCGTTGCGCTTCTTTGTGATGACAGCGGAATTTCCAAGACGGCAGAAAAACGTCTTGAAGTATTTGCAAACATCATGAAAAGAGCTAAAGAATTCAATATTGCCCCGTCCCGTCTGCACATTGATCCGCTAGTCGAAATGCTCTGCACTTCGGAAAAGGGCATCAACATGATTGTTGACGTAATCAAAGAGATTAAAAGACAGTATCCGGCAATTCACATTACCGGCGGATTCAGCAATATTTCGTTTAACTTGCCTGCTAGAAAGCTTGTCAATCAGGCCTTCTGCGTTCTGGCAATGAACGCCGGCATGGACAGCGGGATCCTTGACCCGACGAATCAAGATTTGGTCGGTATGATCTTTGCGACGGAAGCTCTCTTAGGTCAGGATGAATATTGCATGGAATATATTAGCGCCTTCAGGGAAGGACGTTTTGGTCAGAAAAAATCGTAG
- a CDS encoding corrinoid protein, which translates to MAKIEEVKAMVEAGKAKLVPGLVQEALDEGSAAKDILQAMVGSMGVVGDKFSTGEIFVPEMLMAAKAMAKGVDVLKPLMAGDTSNSLGTCIIGTVAGDLHDIGKNLVSMMIESAGFTMVDLGVDVAHEKWVEAIKENQNVTLVACSGLLTTTMPSLKEAVQTVKASGLTGFKVLVGGAPVTQQFADEINADGFAPDAGSAAVKASELVKSL; encoded by the coding sequence ATGGCTAAAATTGAAGAAGTCAAAGCAATGGTAGAAGCAGGAAAAGCAAAACTTGTTCCTGGATTGGTACAGGAAGCGCTCGATGAAGGAAGCGCAGCAAAAGATATTCTGCAGGCAATGGTAGGTTCGATGGGCGTTGTTGGGGACAAGTTCTCCACAGGCGAAATCTTCGTTCCTGAAATGTTAATGGCCGCCAAAGCGATGGCCAAAGGTGTTGATGTTCTGAAACCACTGATGGCTGGCGACACCTCAAACTCCTTAGGTACCTGTATTATCGGAACTGTAGCAGGCGACCTGCATGATATTGGTAAAAACCTTGTTTCTATGATGATCGAAAGTGCCGGATTCACCATGGTTGACCTCGGTGTGGATGTGGCGCATGAAAAATGGGTTGAAGCTATCAAAGAAAATCAGAATGTTACTTTAGTGGCTTGTTCAGGACTTTTGACGACAACAATGCCATCATTAAAGGAAGCCGTCCAGACGGTCAAGGCCAGCGGTTTGACAGGCTTTAAAGTTCTCGTCGGTGGTGCTCCTGTTACCCAACAATTCGCTGATGAAATCAATGCCGATGGTTTTGCTCCTGATGCCGGCAGTGCTGCAGTGAAAGCTTCTGAGTTGGTAAAATCCTTATAA
- a CDS encoding uroporphyrinogen decarboxylase family protein — MTLTQRENFEIMLNGGKPEFAPLLYELYKVCMLATNNTDQPWQGGKDPFGVNWVATAEGVIPESGKILFDDIADWKEYVKFPDVDSLGIEQMAQIELADFTDEKRKEQPVAVFNACGLFERMAAFMGFENTLCALIEDPDSCHEFFAAMADYKIACINRYIDAYKPDVIIYFDDLATARGMFMSPKTYREVIKPYHKRIVEAVTSRGVIFNQHTCGKCEDIIEDYVEMGIKIWDAAQVCNDLEGILTKYHGRLIVEGGWDTSGPASYMGAPVEAIIEETKRCAEQYGKKGNFILFPVLMNEKGHAFMTGDERIPALIMTWNQVNKL, encoded by the coding sequence ATGACGCTGACTCAAAGAGAAAATTTTGAGATCATGCTTAACGGAGGAAAACCGGAATTCGCCCCTTTGCTGTATGAACTATATAAAGTATGCATGTTAGCAACGAATAATACAGACCAACCATGGCAAGGCGGGAAGGACCCGTTTGGCGTAAATTGGGTAGCCACGGCTGAGGGAGTCATACCGGAGTCAGGAAAAATATTATTCGATGATATCGCTGATTGGAAAGAATATGTAAAATTCCCTGATGTTGATTCTCTTGGAATTGAGCAGATGGCACAAATTGAATTGGCTGACTTTACTGACGAAAAAAGAAAGGAACAACCGGTTGCAGTATTTAATGCATGTGGTCTCTTTGAACGGATGGCTGCATTTATGGGGTTTGAAAATACCTTATGTGCTTTGATTGAAGATCCGGATTCCTGTCATGAATTCTTTGCGGCAATGGCAGATTACAAAATCGCTTGTATAAACCGATATATTGATGCATATAAGCCGGATGTTATCATCTATTTTGATGACTTGGCAACTGCTCGTGGGATGTTTATGTCGCCAAAAACCTATCGCGAAGTCATTAAGCCGTACCACAAAAGAATCGTTGAGGCTGTGACTTCCCGTGGTGTTATCTTTAATCAACATACATGTGGGAAATGTGAAGATATTATCGAAGACTATGTTGAAATGGGTATTAAAATATGGGATGCTGCTCAGGTTTGTAATGATTTGGAGGGAATCCTGACGAAGTATCATGGCCGTTTAATTGTAGAAGGCGGTTGGGATACATCCGGACCTGCCAGTTATATGGGTGCTCCCGTAGAGGCAATCATTGAAGAAACAAAAAGATGTGCAGAGCAATATGGAAAAAAAGGTAATTTTATACTGTTCCCAGTGCTCATGAACGAAAAAGGACATGCCTTTATGACCGGTGACGAAAGAATTCCTGCGTTAATAATGACTTGGAATCAAGTCAATAAGTTATAA